A region from the Microbacterium sp. NC79 genome encodes:
- a CDS encoding helix-turn-helix domain-containing protein encodes MKSTPLPVKRALRTIGQNMATQRKLLGLTAKMVAERAGTTPPTISKLERGDGASLEITLSVLRVLGLMNEMVTATDPYETDRGRLMADEALPIRVRVPREH; translated from the coding sequence ATGAAGTCCACTCCGCTCCCAGTAAAGCGTGCGTTGCGCACTATCGGCCAAAACATGGCGACGCAGCGCAAGCTACTCGGTCTGACCGCGAAGATGGTTGCTGAGCGGGCGGGAACCACACCGCCCACCATCAGCAAACTGGAGCGGGGCGACGGTGCTTCTTTAGAGATCACGCTGAGCGTTCTCCGCGTCCTCGGACTCATGAACGAGATGGTTACCGCTACGGACCCGTACGAAACCGACCGAGGTCGCCTCATGGCCGACGAGGCGCTTCCCATTCGCGTGAGAGTGCCACGCGAGCACTGA
- a CDS encoding NADP-dependent isocitrate dehydrogenase, with protein sequence MAKIIYTHTDEAPLLATHSFLPIISAFAGTAGVEIETRDISLAGRIIAEFPQKLTDEQRIGDALAELGGLATTPEANIIKLPNISASVPQLKAAIAELQAKGYDIPNYPDEAETVEDQHVRARYDKIKGSAVNPVLREGNSDRRAPLSVKEYARKYPHSMGAWTTDSKTNVATMGENDFFSNEKSVIIEADDVLRIEHVNAAGDVKVLKEKLKVLPGEVIDGTFISAAKLDEFLAAQIQRAKDEDVLFSVHLKATMMKVSDPIIFGHVVRAFFADVFAKYGTELLEAGLNGTNGLGAILDGLGELPNGEEIRAAFNEGIANGPRLAMVNSDKGITNLHVPSDVIVDASMPAMIRTSGHMWGPDGAEGDTLAVIPDSSYAGIYQAVIDDCRANGAYDPVTMGSVPNVGLMAQKAEEYGSHDKTFELAEAGTVRVVNQAGDVLIQHDVEAGDIWRACQTKDIPIRDWVKLAVSRARATGDKTVFWLDENRAHDANLIAKVKAYLPEHDTTGLDIEILAPYEATKLSVERIRQGLNTISVTGNVLRDYNTDLFPILELGTSAKMLSIVPLLNGGGLFETGAGGSAPKHVQQLVEENYLRWDSLGEFLALAASFEHFANVNGNDKARVLGETLDKATGTFLLENKSPGRKLGTIDNRGSHFYLAMYWAEELAAQTADADLAAAFATLAETLRSNEQTIVDELLAVQGSAVEIGGYYRPDEAKTYAVMRPSATLNAAIDAL encoded by the coding sequence ATGGCCAAGATCATCTACACCCACACAGACGAGGCGCCGCTTCTGGCAACGCACTCGTTCCTTCCGATCATCAGCGCCTTTGCTGGCACCGCTGGTGTAGAGATCGAGACTCGCGACATTTCGCTCGCCGGTCGCATCATCGCGGAGTTCCCCCAGAAGCTCACCGATGAGCAGCGCATCGGCGACGCTCTCGCAGAGCTCGGAGGCCTGGCCACCACCCCTGAGGCCAACATCATCAAGCTGCCGAACATTTCGGCATCGGTTCCGCAGCTGAAGGCAGCCATCGCTGAGCTTCAGGCCAAGGGCTACGACATCCCCAACTACCCCGACGAGGCAGAGACGGTCGAAGACCAGCACGTTCGTGCTCGCTACGACAAGATCAAGGGTTCGGCTGTGAACCCGGTTCTCCGTGAGGGCAACTCCGACCGCCGCGCACCGCTGTCGGTCAAGGAGTACGCACGCAAGTACCCGCACTCGATGGGCGCGTGGACCACTGACTCGAAGACCAACGTTGCCACCATGGGTGAGAACGACTTCTTCTCCAACGAGAAGTCGGTCATCATCGAGGCCGACGACGTTCTTCGCATCGAGCACGTCAACGCTGCTGGCGACGTAAAGGTTCTCAAGGAGAAGCTCAAGGTTCTCCCGGGTGAAGTCATCGACGGAACCTTCATCTCGGCAGCAAAGCTGGATGAATTCCTCGCCGCGCAGATTCAGCGCGCGAAGGACGAAGATGTTCTGTTCTCGGTGCACCTCAAGGCCACGATGATGAAGGTCTCCGACCCGATCATCTTCGGTCACGTTGTGCGCGCATTCTTCGCAGACGTCTTCGCCAAGTACGGCACCGAACTGCTCGAAGCTGGCCTCAACGGCACCAACGGCCTCGGCGCAATCCTCGACGGTCTGGGTGAGCTGCCCAACGGTGAAGAGATCCGCGCAGCGTTCAACGAGGGCATCGCTAACGGCCCGCGCCTCGCGATGGTCAACTCCGACAAGGGCATCACCAACCTGCACGTTCCGTCTGACGTCATCGTCGACGCGTCGATGCCGGCGATGATCCGCACCTCGGGTCACATGTGGGGCCCGGACGGCGCTGAGGGCGACACCCTCGCCGTCATCCCCGACTCCTCCTACGCCGGCATCTACCAGGCCGTGATCGACGACTGCCGCGCAAACGGCGCCTACGACCCGGTCACCATGGGCTCGGTTCCGAACGTCGGTCTCATGGCTCAGAAGGCCGAAGAGTACGGCTCGCACGACAAGACGTTCGAGCTGGCAGAAGCCGGAACCGTTCGTGTCGTCAACCAGGCTGGCGACGTGCTTATTCAGCACGACGTTGAGGCTGGCGACATTTGGCGTGCATGCCAGACGAAGGACATCCCGATCCGCGACTGGGTCAAGCTTGCTGTTTCGCGCGCACGCGCAACGGGCGACAAGACGGTCTTCTGGCTCGACGAGAACCGCGCACACGACGCTAACCTCATCGCTAAGGTCAAGGCTTACCTGCCCGAGCACGACACGACCGGTCTCGACATCGAGATCCTCGCGCCGTACGAGGCAACCAAGCTCTCGGTTGAGCGCATCCGCCAGGGTCTGAACACGATCTCGGTCACGGGTAACGTTCTGCGCGACTACAACACCGACCTGTTCCCGATTCTGGAGCTCGGAACCTCGGCAAAGATGTTGTCGATTGTTCCGCTTCTCAACGGTGGTGGTCTCTTCGAGACCGGTGCTGGTGGTTCCGCTCCGAAGCACGTTCAGCAGCTCGTTGAAGAGAACTACCTGCGTTGGGACAGCCTCGGCGAGTTCCTCGCGCTGGCAGCCTCGTTCGAGCACTTCGCGAACGTGAACGGCAACGACAAGGCACGCGTTCTCGGCGAGACCCTCGACAAGGCAACGGGTACGTTCCTGCTCGAGAACAAGTCGCCCGGCCGCAAGCTCGGAACCATCGACAACCGTGGTTCGCACTTCTACCTCGCCATGTACTGGGCCGAGGAGCTGGCCGCACAGACCGCTGACGCTGACCTCGCTGCAGCATTCGCAACGCTTGCGGAGACGCTGCGTTCGAACGAGCAGACCATCGTTGATGAACTGCTCGCGGTTCAGGGTTCGGCTGTCGAAATCGGTGGCTACTACCGCCCCGACGAGGCAAAGACCTACGCCGTCATGCGCCCCTCGGCAACGCTCAACGCCGCGATCGACGCTCTGTAA
- a CDS encoding NAD(P)-dependent alcohol dehydrogenase produces the protein MRAVRFTDWKTKPSLKEIPKPTPGPGEVLLKVAGAGACHSDVAIYADFEAGQVHGLEPEFTLGHENSGWVEEVGEGVTGFTKGDAYLVFGPVGCGHCASCSRGQDTYCENAATNPYQGIGLGRDGGMAEYLVVPARNLVPLGDADPIDAAPLADAALTPYHAIKLALPQLNKGGATALVIGLGGLGQIAVQIIKALTGATVIATDMKPEAMELAASRGAITVPGGEGQVEKIREITGGRGVDAIFDFVGVTPTIELGQKTMAQGGRLTVVGIAGGVVQWSFFTNPYESVITNTYWGTIEDLHEVVKMYQAGQIVPDVQRFTMDQALEAYELLEAGKLAARAVVMPNA, from the coding sequence ATGCGCGCCGTACGTTTCACCGATTGGAAGACCAAGCCGTCGCTGAAGGAAATCCCCAAGCCCACCCCCGGCCCTGGTGAGGTGTTGCTGAAGGTTGCGGGAGCTGGCGCATGCCACTCTGACGTCGCGATCTACGCCGACTTCGAGGCAGGACAGGTGCACGGCCTGGAGCCCGAATTCACACTCGGCCACGAAAACTCGGGTTGGGTTGAAGAGGTTGGCGAGGGTGTCACCGGCTTCACCAAGGGCGACGCTTACCTCGTGTTCGGTCCGGTCGGTTGCGGCCACTGCGCCTCCTGCTCGCGCGGACAAGACACCTACTGCGAAAACGCAGCCACCAACCCGTACCAGGGCATCGGCCTCGGCCGCGACGGCGGCATGGCCGAATACCTCGTGGTTCCGGCCCGCAACCTGGTTCCGCTCGGCGACGCTGACCCCATCGACGCAGCACCCCTCGCAGACGCAGCCCTCACGCCTTACCACGCGATCAAGCTCGCCCTCCCGCAGCTCAACAAGGGTGGCGCAACTGCTCTCGTGATCGGCCTCGGCGGACTCGGCCAGATTGCCGTGCAGATCATCAAGGCCCTCACCGGCGCCACGGTCATCGCGACCGACATGAAGCCCGAAGCCATGGAACTCGCAGCCTCCCGCGGCGCCATCACGGTTCCGGGTGGCGAGGGTCAGGTCGAAAAGATCCGCGAGATCACGGGCGGCCGTGGCGTTGACGCGATCTTCGACTTCGTCGGCGTCACCCCCACGATCGAGCTCGGCCAGAAGACTATGGCTCAGGGCGGACGCCTCACGGTCGTCGGCATCGCCGGCGGCGTCGTGCAGTGGTCGTTCTTCACCAACCCGTACGAGTCGGTCATCACCAACACCTACTGGGGCACGATCGAAGACCTCCACGAAGTCGTCAAGATGTACCAGGCGGGCCAGATCGTTCCCGACGTGCAGCGCTTCACCATGGACCAGGCGCTCGAAGCCTACGAGTTGCTCGAAGCGGGCAAGCTCGCCGCACGCGCCGTCGTCATGCCGAACGCGTAA
- a CDS encoding Z1 domain-containing protein: MWADGDFEVATLNMDSANFQIGLGAFEGMLSAQQSAGRPIAKATQESLALVDAMFPGFVIAYQQFVKSQRERVDNISVGNMLVGHPGAVSWYSGPLVHKGAWPSYKTRLEAKLLDTKAKDQVAAVAAMQGVVKDIDESTTRILSRCANPHQHGEKRKGLVIGYVQSGKTANYAGVIAKAVDAGYRLIIVLAGMHSNLRAQTQARLAKDLSMNVLSEKGGPAWHLLTGAHSDFAGTDNIGFLNNHGNVGVLIVKKNSTRLANVVSFMKKLSQGQPFNRGVLIIDDESDQATPNSKGEKLEISAINKLVRDIWKNTNTGTYLAYTATPFANIFIDPQDQEDLYPEDFVLTLPRPAGYMGVDTFFNLSQDADSEDEAASTGNFSRDIPQSDADMVTPTQKTLASFVPELAPSLEEAVRWFLLATAIRELRTGTAAHSSMLLHTTHRVLGHERLKEMMSGFVNYLAGERQSEEQNFREVFLRETKGIGAVEGLELPEWHEVWARAYDLIGKIKVVVDNGYSTDRLSYPDDTPQLIIAIGGGTLSRGLTLEGLVVSYFLRTSNTYDTLLQMGRWFGFRPYYQDLARVWASSGLLNDYRHLAIVEEELRADVVTMEKEGRVPREYALRVRAHPGRLSIVAPGKMWATKAVNVGLGGTRHQRTILDKSRVGALAGQTAARDFVARARETATHTVRRSSAPGDAMVFSSVPTSEVVTFLDAMSNEADGSWLRGDAVKSWAATHRPDARWNVVLAAGKSGAGTFAFDEETSVRLVNRAPLSETATGGWRATPELTDSVSETAELVNIRALMSGSDWVLDLEILAVNNLLDPDLAAGLKKLDKNKSRETHVKPFRKEMCPEVGVVVLYAIDRASQPAGTASAARVAMNADEDLIGVGIVYPWSLKSNDHNYFAVDLNPAPDLELDEELPDQGEDGLVRFIDDEDDFKEGQ; the protein is encoded by the coding sequence GTGTGGGCTGACGGCGATTTCGAGGTGGCAACGTTGAACATGGACTCGGCTAATTTTCAGATTGGGCTCGGAGCCTTCGAAGGGATGCTGTCGGCTCAACAATCAGCCGGACGTCCGATCGCAAAGGCCACGCAGGAGTCGTTGGCCCTTGTCGACGCTATGTTCCCTGGATTTGTGATCGCCTACCAACAGTTCGTGAAGTCGCAACGCGAGCGCGTCGACAACATTTCGGTCGGAAATATGCTCGTTGGTCATCCTGGAGCGGTGTCTTGGTATAGCGGCCCCCTCGTGCACAAGGGAGCCTGGCCGAGCTATAAGACGAGGCTCGAAGCGAAGCTACTCGACACGAAGGCCAAAGACCAAGTGGCTGCGGTTGCCGCGATGCAAGGCGTCGTCAAGGACATCGACGAATCTACGACGCGAATCCTCTCGCGGTGTGCGAACCCTCACCAGCATGGCGAGAAGCGCAAAGGGCTTGTGATCGGATACGTGCAGTCGGGCAAAACCGCGAACTATGCGGGCGTCATCGCGAAAGCAGTAGACGCGGGATACCGACTCATTATTGTTCTCGCGGGTATGCACTCGAATCTTCGAGCTCAGACCCAAGCTCGTCTCGCGAAGGACCTCTCGATGAATGTCTTGAGCGAGAAGGGCGGCCCCGCGTGGCACCTTCTTACCGGAGCACATTCCGACTTTGCCGGGACCGACAATATCGGCTTTCTCAATAACCACGGCAACGTTGGTGTCTTGATCGTCAAGAAGAATTCGACGCGTCTCGCGAATGTGGTCTCCTTCATGAAGAAGCTGTCGCAAGGGCAACCTTTCAACCGCGGTGTGCTCATCATCGACGACGAATCTGACCAGGCAACCCCGAACTCAAAGGGTGAAAAGCTCGAGATCTCAGCGATCAATAAGCTTGTGCGGGATATTTGGAAGAACACCAACACCGGTACTTATCTCGCTTACACAGCGACACCGTTCGCGAATATCTTCATCGATCCACAGGATCAAGAGGACCTCTATCCAGAAGACTTTGTCCTGACCCTGCCTCGTCCCGCCGGATACATGGGAGTCGATACATTCTTCAACTTGTCCCAAGACGCCGATAGTGAGGACGAAGCCGCAAGCACCGGTAACTTTTCACGAGACATTCCACAGTCCGACGCCGACATGGTTACACCAACCCAGAAGACGCTTGCGAGTTTCGTACCCGAACTCGCGCCTTCGCTAGAAGAAGCTGTTCGTTGGTTCCTACTCGCGACGGCGATCCGAGAGCTCAGGACAGGCACCGCTGCTCACTCATCGATGTTGCTCCACACCACTCATCGCGTGCTTGGTCATGAGCGTCTCAAGGAGATGATGTCGGGGTTCGTAAATTACCTTGCGGGTGAACGACAATCTGAAGAGCAGAACTTTCGGGAGGTCTTTCTACGAGAGACGAAAGGGATCGGCGCGGTCGAAGGTCTCGAGCTACCGGAATGGCACGAGGTCTGGGCTCGCGCGTATGACTTGATCGGAAAGATCAAGGTTGTTGTGGATAACGGATACTCCACGGATCGCCTTTCCTATCCCGATGACACGCCGCAGCTCATTATTGCGATCGGTGGTGGAACGCTGTCACGAGGACTGACGCTCGAAGGTCTTGTCGTGTCATACTTCCTTCGCACTTCCAACACCTACGACACGTTGCTTCAGATGGGGCGCTGGTTTGGCTTCCGTCCCTACTACCAGGACCTGGCTAGGGTATGGGCGTCGTCCGGGCTGCTTAACGACTACCGTCACCTCGCGATTGTCGAGGAAGAGCTTAGAGCTGATGTAGTGACGATGGAGAAGGAGGGGCGCGTTCCGCGCGAATACGCGCTTCGCGTGCGGGCTCACCCAGGCCGCCTATCCATTGTCGCGCCGGGGAAGATGTGGGCTACGAAGGCTGTCAACGTGGGCCTTGGGGGGACACGGCACCAACGGACCATCCTTGACAAATCTCGCGTGGGTGCTTTGGCCGGACAAACTGCGGCGCGTGATTTCGTTGCCCGGGCGCGTGAAACTGCCACTCACACCGTCCGGCGTTCGTCGGCACCAGGCGACGCGATGGTCTTTTCCAGTGTTCCTACCTCAGAGGTGGTGACGTTCCTGGACGCCATGAGTAACGAGGCCGATGGAAGTTGGCTGCGGGGGGATGCCGTCAAGTCCTGGGCTGCCACGCATCGTCCTGATGCTCGCTGGAATGTCGTTCTTGCTGCAGGTAAGAGCGGTGCGGGAACCTTTGCCTTCGACGAAGAAACTTCCGTGCGTCTCGTCAATCGCGCACCGCTAAGTGAGACAGCAACCGGCGGATGGCGTGCCACACCGGAACTGACCGACTCCGTGAGTGAAACAGCTGAGTTGGTGAATATTCGTGCGCTTATGTCGGGATCCGACTGGGTGCTCGATCTTGAGATACTGGCCGTCAACAATCTCCTCGACCCAGACTTGGCCGCAGGGCTGAAGAAGTTGGACAAGAACAAGAGCCGCGAAACGCACGTAAAGCCGTTCCGCAAGGAGATGTGCCCGGAGGTAGGGGTTGTGGTCCTGTACGCGATCGATCGGGCATCCCAGCCCGCCGGAACCGCCAGCGCGGCGCGAGTCGCGATGAACGCGGATGAGGATTTGATCGGTGTCGGGATTGTTTACCCGTGGTCACTCAAGAGCAACGACCACAACTACTTCGCAGTAGATCTGAATCCAGCGCCGGATCTCGAACTGGATGAGGAACTTCCCGACCAGGGCGAAGATGGCCTTGTTCGGTTCATTGACGATGAGGATGACTTTAAGGAAGGGCAATGA
- the hrpB gene encoding ATP-dependent helicase HrpB, which translates to MTAAFDLATIGRGLAFNDALGGVTTALDATNAIVITAAPGTGKTTLVPPLVANRVEGRVIVTQPRRVAARAATRRLASLDNSNLGDRVGFTVRGERSMSDATRIEMVTPGVLLRRLMDDPGLTDVGAVILDEVHERAIDTDLLIGLLGEVRQLRDDIVVIAMSATVDAERFAAVLGEQDPAPIVSYESVAHPLEVRWAPPAVDRMDVRGVTTGFLRHVAQVAADAHRREPTTDILVFAPGAREVSVIARHLRDDVRDADVLELHGQAPPREQDRAVSERGAGQPTRIIVATSIAESSLTVPGVSIVVDSCLSRVPMYDSGRGMSGLVTVSTPRASAVQRAGRAARLGPGTVFRCVDERTFVAAPAFAAPEIFSADLTDAALLLACWGAPRGEGLRLPDALPTTAVARAEAALQRLGAIDAEGRATPLGRKLARVPTDPRLARALLDGAELVGSRVAAEVVAAVSDDIRSDDADLDVTLRALRDGRHPQHRAWSREVDRFTRLAGRATGSARPDSVGLIVALAFPHRIAHRVSDGVFQLASGTRAGVAGELAGAEWLAIADITRATSRVAAGTGAVIRAAAALDEESVLIAAKHMMTDRIEATFADGRVIARREKRVGAIVRSSVPVAVKAGVEAESAVRRALQADGLDLFEWSESAVALRSRLALLHRVIGEPWPSMSDEALLARLDDWLAPEMSALAAGRSVSKIDLTSALRRLLPWPEAVAFDELAPERLRVASGAMIRVTYSPHDDVDASAVVAVKLQECFGMLESPRVAGGRVPVVFHLLSPGGHPLAVTSDLASFWAGPYAQVRAETRGRYLKHPWPEDPYTAVATAKTNRRLAAERGE; encoded by the coding sequence ATGACTGCCGCCTTTGACCTCGCCACCATCGGGCGCGGGTTGGCGTTCAACGACGCCCTCGGTGGTGTGACCACGGCGCTCGACGCAACAAACGCAATCGTGATCACAGCCGCGCCCGGAACGGGAAAGACAACCCTGGTTCCACCCCTCGTCGCCAACCGCGTTGAGGGACGCGTCATAGTCACCCAGCCGCGACGGGTTGCAGCCCGCGCGGCAACGCGACGCCTCGCGAGCCTCGACAACTCAAACCTCGGCGACCGCGTGGGCTTCACGGTGCGCGGCGAGCGTTCGATGAGCGACGCAACGCGGATCGAAATGGTGACGCCGGGCGTTCTGTTGCGACGGCTCATGGATGACCCCGGACTCACCGACGTGGGCGCCGTCATTCTCGATGAGGTTCACGAGCGCGCCATCGACACCGACCTGCTCATCGGGCTTCTGGGCGAAGTGCGACAGCTCCGCGATGACATCGTCGTGATTGCCATGTCGGCGACCGTCGATGCCGAGCGGTTCGCCGCGGTTCTCGGCGAGCAGGATCCCGCGCCGATCGTGTCGTACGAGTCGGTCGCGCATCCGCTCGAAGTTCGTTGGGCGCCACCTGCGGTCGACCGCATGGATGTGCGCGGTGTAACCACGGGCTTCTTGCGCCACGTTGCGCAAGTCGCCGCAGATGCGCATCGCCGCGAACCAACCACCGACATCCTGGTTTTCGCGCCGGGTGCGCGTGAAGTGAGCGTGATCGCGCGGCACCTGCGCGACGATGTGCGTGACGCCGACGTGCTCGAGCTGCATGGTCAGGCACCGCCGCGTGAGCAGGATCGCGCGGTTTCAGAGCGCGGCGCCGGGCAGCCGACGCGGATCATCGTGGCGACATCGATCGCTGAGTCGTCGCTCACGGTTCCGGGCGTGAGCATCGTCGTGGACTCGTGTTTGTCGCGGGTGCCGATGTACGATTCAGGCCGCGGAATGTCAGGCCTCGTCACCGTCTCAACGCCGCGAGCATCCGCCGTACAGCGCGCGGGTCGTGCTGCCCGTCTCGGACCGGGAACCGTGTTCCGTTGTGTTGACGAACGCACGTTCGTTGCCGCCCCCGCGTTCGCTGCCCCCGAGATTTTCTCCGCCGACCTCACTGATGCGGCGCTCCTCCTAGCTTGCTGGGGCGCCCCGCGCGGTGAAGGTTTGCGCCTACCCGACGCGCTGCCGACCACCGCGGTGGCGCGGGCCGAGGCCGCGCTCCAGCGCCTGGGCGCCATTGATGCCGAGGGGCGAGCGACGCCGCTCGGTCGCAAGCTCGCCCGCGTACCCACTGACCCGCGGCTGGCGCGCGCGTTGCTCGATGGGGCCGAGCTTGTGGGCTCACGAGTCGCGGCCGAGGTCGTCGCCGCAGTGAGCGACGACATCCGCTCCGATGACGCTGACCTCGACGTCACCCTGCGGGCGCTGCGCGATGGCAGGCACCCGCAGCATCGTGCCTGGAGCCGCGAAGTCGATCGCTTCACCCGCCTTGCCGGCCGGGCCACAGGTTCCGCCCGCCCTGATTCCGTCGGTCTGATTGTTGCCCTCGCTTTTCCCCATCGCATCGCGCATCGCGTGTCTGACGGGGTATTTCAGTTGGCATCCGGAACCAGGGCTGGGGTCGCCGGGGAGCTGGCGGGTGCCGAATGGCTGGCCATCGCAGACATCACGCGGGCAACGAGTCGAGTCGCTGCCGGAACGGGCGCGGTGATCCGTGCCGCCGCCGCACTCGACGAAGAGTCTGTGCTGATTGCCGCGAAGCATATGATGACGGATCGGATCGAAGCGACCTTTGCTGACGGTCGCGTTATTGCGCGGCGCGAGAAGCGGGTGGGCGCGATCGTGCGCTCTTCGGTTCCGGTTGCAGTGAAAGCCGGTGTCGAAGCGGAAAGCGCCGTGCGTCGCGCGCTACAGGCTGATGGGCTCGACCTGTTCGAGTGGTCGGAGAGTGCGGTGGCGCTGCGGTCGCGTCTCGCGTTGTTGCATCGGGTGATCGGAGAACCCTGGCCGTCGATGTCAGACGAAGCATTGCTTGCGCGGCTCGATGACTGGCTGGCACCCGAGATGTCGGCGCTCGCGGCAGGTCGATCGGTGTCGAAGATCGACCTGACTTCGGCCCTGCGACGGTTGTTGCCGTGGCCTGAGGCCGTCGCCTTTGACGAGCTCGCGCCGGAGCGCCTGCGCGTGGCGAGTGGCGCGATGATTCGCGTGACGTACTCGCCCCACGACGATGTCGACGCGTCGGCAGTTGTCGCGGTGAAGCTGCAGGAGTGCTTTGGAATGCTGGAATCTCCGCGGGTCGCTGGCGGGCGGGTTCCGGTCGTCTTCCACTTGCTATCCCCCGGCGGTCATCCGCTGGCTGTGACGTCTGACCTCGCGTCATTCTGGGCGGGGCCGTATGCGCAGGTTCGAGCCGAGACGCGTGGCCGGTACCTGAAGCACCCGTGGCCCGAAGACCCGTACACCGCTGTCGCGACGGCGAAGACTAACCGGAGGCTGGCGGCGGAGAGGGGTGAATGA
- a CDS encoding DNA cytosine methyltransferase yields the protein MGELFSGPGGIAAGAHAAAKNAGVGLSHLWANDYDRDTVRTYVRNIPGATNSSVRFGDVRELDIESLPSPSGFAFGFPCNDYSLVGESKGLDGDFGPLYKYGARVLQHHQPEWFVAENVSGLRSANDGRDFAIILRELRAAGVGYTLVPHLYKFEEYGVPQRRHRIIIVGVRNDIDVNFRVPAPTHKHRDQWKPVSAVLSDIPRHLANQELTRQSPLVEERLRHIPPGKNVFNTEDLPEHLRLNVRGATLSQIYRRLDPDQPSYTITGSGGGGTHGYHWHEPRALTNRERARIQTFDDDFVFLGSKESVRKQVGMAVPPEGARVIFEALFKSFQGQPYEFVPRNLDDDGLPA from the coding sequence ATGGGTGAGCTCTTTTCAGGGCCTGGGGGTATCGCCGCTGGCGCGCACGCCGCAGCGAAGAACGCGGGCGTTGGGCTGTCTCATTTGTGGGCCAACGACTACGATCGCGACACTGTGCGCACATACGTCCGTAATATTCCTGGGGCGACGAACAGTTCTGTCAGATTCGGCGATGTGCGCGAGTTGGACATCGAATCATTGCCATCGCCGTCTGGGTTCGCATTCGGATTCCCTTGCAACGATTACAGTCTCGTCGGTGAGAGCAAAGGCTTGGACGGCGACTTTGGGCCGCTTTACAAGTACGGCGCTCGCGTGCTTCAACACCATCAGCCGGAGTGGTTTGTCGCCGAGAATGTTAGTGGCCTCCGTAGTGCCAACGATGGAAGAGACTTCGCGATCATTCTGCGTGAGCTGCGCGCTGCTGGCGTGGGCTACACGCTTGTCCCGCACCTCTATAAGTTTGAGGAATACGGCGTACCACAGCGCAGGCATCGCATCATCATCGTTGGTGTGCGGAATGACATTGACGTCAACTTCCGAGTCCCCGCACCAACACACAAGCATCGTGATCAGTGGAAGCCCGTAAGCGCAGTGCTGAGCGACATTCCTCGCCATCTTGCAAACCAGGAGCTCACACGACAGAGCCCATTGGTGGAAGAACGACTGCGCCACATTCCACCGGGGAAGAATGTTTTCAATACCGAGGACCTTCCGGAGCATCTGCGTCTGAATGTCAGAGGTGCGACCCTGAGTCAGATCTATCGTCGCCTTGACCCCGACCAGCCGTCCTACACGATCACCGGCTCAGGCGGGGGTGGTACTCACGGCTACCATTGGCATGAACCTCGTGCGTTGACGAACCGTGAGCGTGCCCGCATCCAGACGTTCGATGATGATTTTGTCTTCCTCGGTTCGAAAGAGAGTGTGCGCAAACAGGTCGGGATGGCAGTGCCGCCAGAAGGCGCGCGTGTCATTTTCGAAGCACTTTTCAAATCGTTCCAGGGCCAGCCCTACGAGTTTGTGCCACGAAATCTTGATGACGATGGGCTTCCCGCATAA